A genomic stretch from Petrimonas mucosa includes:
- a CDS encoding IS1380 family transposase translates to MQDKNSKKISFTACSVKKKFSSEQLTSYSGLSVTSDFINHCGIYGKLEHLFPTIRHNASRFSTAQILSSILLASLCGVHRLKRIENFTFDALVARLLKLPKNIDEDTIRRHLTGLGERGARSLHELLLGFTGMQVSRCGLSRLTLDCDSSTFTVYGNQQGAEVGYNSHKKGSKSYHPILCFVTEMKLLVNSWLRPGSAYTSNGVCEFVKETLAALPQKVEKVFFRADSGFFNGGLFNLLEDGKHEYLVKVKLKNLKDLLAGQTWQPIGPRTATCQFTHQCSGWRNPRMFYAVRIIKQMVEVDYFGEKQFVPEYEYFCYCSNLKGLDALQLHTLYGSRSESENWIEQTKNSLCAGKTITHDFWVNDILWQLSSFAYSLSVLMRYRGDFWVWRQEHSTFREWFIRVPGKVVKSGRQVTVKMPKEYYRKAGWRDFEQRITTTMTG, encoded by the coding sequence ATGCAAGACAAAAATAGTAAAAAAATCTCATTTACTGCCTGTTCAGTAAAGAAAAAGTTCAGTTCAGAACAATTAACATCATATTCAGGGTTAAGCGTAACCTCTGATTTTATCAACCATTGCGGTATTTATGGCAAGCTGGAACATCTTTTTCCAACCATCCGCCACAATGCAAGCCGTTTCAGCACAGCCCAAATACTCTCAAGTATCCTGTTGGCATCGTTGTGCGGTGTTCACCGTTTGAAGCGGATTGAAAACTTCACCTTTGACGCCTTGGTTGCCCGCTTGTTGAAGTTACCCAAGAACATTGACGAGGACACCATACGCCGCCATTTGACAGGTTTGGGTGAAAGGGGCGCCCGTTCGCTTCACGAGCTGTTGTTGGGTTTTACAGGCATGCAAGTTTCCCGTTGCGGTTTAAGCCGCTTGACACTTGATTGCGACTCAAGCACATTTACCGTTTACGGCAACCAACAAGGGGCTGAGGTGGGTTATAACTCGCATAAGAAGGGTTCGAAAAGCTATCACCCCATCTTATGTTTTGTCACGGAGATGAAACTGCTTGTCAATTCATGGCTCCGCCCGGGTTCAGCTTACACCTCAAACGGAGTTTGTGAGTTTGTCAAAGAAACCTTGGCCGCTCTTCCCCAAAAGGTGGAGAAGGTGTTTTTCAGGGCCGACAGCGGTTTTTTCAATGGTGGATTATTTAATTTGTTAGAAGACGGTAAACATGAATATTTGGTGAAAGTAAAGCTGAAAAACCTGAAAGATTTACTTGCCGGGCAGACTTGGCAGCCGATTGGCCCACGGACGGCGACCTGTCAGTTTACACATCAATGTAGCGGTTGGAGGAATCCCCGCATGTTTTATGCCGTGCGCATCATAAAGCAAATGGTTGAAGTCGATTATTTTGGCGAAAAACAATTTGTACCCGAGTATGAGTACTTTTGCTATTGCTCGAACCTGAAAGGATTGGATGCCTTGCAGCTCCATACCCTTTATGGATCCCGATCAGAGAGTGAGAATTGGATCGAGCAAACCAAAAACTCGCTTTGTGCGGGAAAAACCATCACGCATGATTTTTGGGTAAACGATATTCTTTGGCAACTTTCGTCATTTGCCTACAGTTTATCGGTGCTCATGCGATACCGGGGCGACTTTTGGGTTTGGCGTCAAGAGCACTCTACCTTCCGAGAATGGTTTATCCGAGTGCCGGGAAAAGTGGTGAAATCCGGCAGGCAGGTCACGGTAAAAATGCCAAAGGAGTATTACCGAAAAGCGGGGTGGCGTGATTTTGAGCAGCGAATAACGACAACGATGACCGGATGA
- a CDS encoding IS1595 family transposase, whose translation MNILDFAINYPDEESCRKKFKEQRDQMGVTCRHCNCKEHYWLENKQAYECKRCRARQTLRSGTVMQHSNLPYRYWFVAMHLLTATKGSFSAAELQRQLGHKRYQPIWEMVNKLRDVMGKRDDEYTLEGAIELDDAFFSTEISLEERDKPLKRGRGSQKKTKVLVMAESKTVENPKPGKKPKKVRYLKMKVISDLKSGTITRNVKEHVESTADLTTDDSTSYTKLKEHVHSHTASVIPHQDLSKVLPWVHTAISNAKRQLLGVYYKIKPEYLQYYLNQFCYKFNRRYFGENQFERLLIAAVTYAPDFKSRIYNRNYCG comes from the coding sequence ATGAATATCCTGGATTTTGCTATAAATTACCCCGATGAGGAATCCTGTCGGAAAAAATTCAAAGAACAAAGAGACCAAATGGGAGTAACCTGTCGTCATTGTAATTGTAAAGAACATTATTGGCTGGAAAACAAGCAGGCCTATGAATGCAAGCGTTGTCGCGCACGCCAAACCTTGCGTTCAGGCACCGTCATGCAGCACTCCAACCTGCCCTACCGTTACTGGTTCGTGGCCATGCACCTGCTCACGGCGACCAAGGGCTCCTTTTCCGCTGCGGAGCTGCAGCGCCAGCTGGGGCACAAGCGTTACCAGCCCATATGGGAAATGGTCAATAAACTGCGTGACGTGATGGGCAAACGCGACGACGAGTACACCCTTGAGGGAGCCATCGAGTTGGACGACGCCTTCTTTTCCACCGAAATATCCCTTGAAGAGAGGGACAAACCGTTGAAGCGCGGCCGCGGGAGCCAAAAAAAGACCAAAGTGCTGGTAATGGCTGAAAGCAAAACCGTTGAAAACCCCAAGCCGGGTAAGAAACCCAAGAAGGTTAGATACCTGAAAATGAAAGTGATCAGTGACTTGAAGTCCGGTACAATTACAAGGAATGTCAAAGAGCACGTTGAAAGCACGGCGGATCTGACCACCGATGACTCAACATCTTACACTAAATTGAAAGAGCATGTTCATTCACATACGGCATCTGTTATTCCACACCAGGATCTTTCCAAGGTGCTGCCCTGGGTGCATACCGCGATCAGCAATGCCAAACGACAGCTCCTGGGCGTGTATTACAAGATAAAACCAGAATACTTGCAATACTACCTCAACCAGTTCTGTTATAAATTCAACAGGCGTTACTTCGGGGAAAACCAGTTTGAAAGACTGTTGATAGCCGCTGTAACGTATGCTCCTGATTTCAAGTCAAGAATTTACAATAGGAACTATTGCGGATAA
- a CDS encoding IS4 family transposase — translation MIDSGIIARNSKRHKADHYVKRFMAKDHLISMLFCVFAKCSSLREVAGAMLGLSGKTRHFQLGHIPYRSTLSDANKRRSVDFFSGVYHDLLREYQHVISDTRFKAVLNKQVEIFDSTVISLFQDILKCVGRTPSNGKRKGGIKVHTVINVDEPVPKMVWFTSAATHDHALLKKLSPDDNTIYVFDKGYNDYKAFKLFGKKGAGFVTRIKDDAVYKVEQELHVEECIHSGVLEDTIIEVTVKEGDGQGKLMLRKVVFYDRVLKRKFEFLTNLFDLRPDMIAALYKIRWQIELLFRQLKGNFPLKYFLGDNENAIKIQIYCALIVNLLLTVVQKRLKRPWAFSNLVSFCRIHLFNYLHLMRFLENPERDWQRDDKNLEMLTLFRGAYF, via the coding sequence ATGATAGATTCAGGAATCATCGCTCGAAACAGCAAACGCCACAAGGCTGATCATTACGTGAAACGTTTCATGGCCAAGGATCACCTCATAAGCATGTTATTTTGTGTTTTCGCCAAATGCTCCTCCCTGCGAGAGGTGGCGGGCGCAATGCTCGGTCTTTCAGGCAAGACCAGGCATTTCCAACTCGGCCACATACCCTACAGGAGCACATTGTCGGACGCCAACAAGCGCCGGAGTGTTGATTTCTTCTCGGGCGTGTATCACGATTTGCTCCGCGAGTATCAACACGTGATCTCGGACACCCGGTTCAAGGCCGTGTTGAACAAGCAGGTCGAGATCTTCGACAGCACGGTCATCAGCTTGTTTCAGGACATCCTGAAGTGCGTCGGCAGAACACCCTCTAACGGTAAACGCAAAGGGGGGATCAAGGTGCACACCGTCATCAATGTGGACGAGCCCGTTCCCAAGATGGTATGGTTCACGTCCGCCGCCACGCACGACCACGCGCTGTTGAAGAAACTCAGCCCCGACGACAACACCATTTACGTCTTCGACAAGGGATACAACGACTACAAGGCCTTCAAGCTGTTCGGTAAGAAGGGAGCCGGCTTCGTCACCCGCATCAAGGACGACGCCGTTTACAAGGTGGAACAAGAGCTTCACGTTGAAGAATGCATTCATAGCGGCGTGCTGGAGGACACCATCATAGAGGTGACCGTCAAGGAGGGCGATGGGCAGGGCAAGCTGATGTTGCGCAAGGTGGTGTTCTACGACAGGGTGTTGAAACGCAAGTTCGAGTTCCTCACCAACCTGTTCGACCTTCGTCCCGACATGATAGCCGCCCTTTACAAGATCAGATGGCAAATTGAGCTGCTGTTCAGGCAGTTGAAAGGGAACTTCCCCTTGAAGTACTTCCTCGGGGACAACGAGAACGCGATAAAGATACAGATATATTGCGCCTTGATCGTGAACCTCTTGCTCACGGTTGTTCAAAAGCGGTTGAAACGGCCCTGGGCATTCTCAAACCTGGTATCATTTTGCAGGATACACCTGTTCAATTACCTGCACCTGATGAGATTTTTAGAAAATCCTGAACGAGACTGGCAACGGGATGACAAGAATTTAGAGATGCTCACCCTTTTCAGGGGGGCTTACTTTTGA